The bacterium DNA segment AAAGAAAGACTTGCAGGATTTGCTTTCTTCTGATTATCGCGGCTTAATTGTTTCAATGATTCACAAATTCGAAGGAATGCCGAAGAATATTAACACAAGGGATAATGTTTTTGTTCTTGTTGATGAAGCTCACAGGACAACAAACAGCGATTTGGGCAATTACCTTATGTCTGCATTACCTAATGCAACTTATTTCGGTTTTACAGGCACACCTGTTGATAGGATTCTGTATGGCAAGGGCACTTTCAAAATTTTTGGCAAGGATGATGAAAAGGGCTATCTTGATAAATACTCTATTGCAGAATCAATAGAAGATGGCACAACTGTCCCCTTGCATTATGCTCTCGCGCCAAGTGAGATAAGAGTTCCAAAGGAAATACTTGAAAAGGAATTCTTTGCAATGATGGACAAGGAAGGTGTTAGTGATATCGACGAGCTGAACAAGCTGCTTGAAAGAGCTGTAAGCCTTAAGAATTTCCTGAAATCAAAAGACAGAGTTAAGAAAGTGGCTGAGTTTATCGCGAAGCATTACAAGGAAAATGTCGAGCCTATGGGATACAAGGCTTTTCTTGTCGGTGTTGACAGGGAGGCATGTGCCTTATACAAGAAGGAATTGGATAAACTTTTGCCGGCAGAATATTCGGTTGTTGTTTACAGTCAGGCTCATAATGATTCTGCTCAATTGAAACAATATTATCTCAAGGAAAGTGATGAGAAGGATTTGAAGGGGAAGAAATTTCCAAAGAAGGAAAAGCTTCCAAAGATACTGATAGTTACTGATAAACTGCTTACTGGCTATGATGCACCTATCCTTTACTGCATGTATCTTGACAAGCCGATGAAGGATCATACCCTTTTGCAGGCAATTGCAAGAGTAAACAGACCTTACGAAGATAAAGAGGGATTAAAGAAACCTTCCGGCTTTGTTCTTGATTTTATTGGAATATTTGAAAGGCTTGAGAAGGCATTGGCTTTTGATTCTGATGTTGTCGGTAGTGTTATCAAAAATATTGATGTTCTCAAAGATAGTTTTGAAAAACTTATGAAGGAAAAAGCAAAGCCCTATCTTGAACTTGCAAAAGGCAAAATGGATGACAAGGATGTTGAAAAGGCGATAGAGTATTTCAGCAACAAGAACAAGAGAGAGGATTTCTATAATTTCTTTAAGCAGTTGGAAATGCTTTATGAGATTATCTCACCCGATAAATTCCTTAGGGATTATCTTAATGATTACCTCAAGATTTCATACCTTTACAGCATAATCCAGAATGCTTTTTCAAAAAGGATAATTCTTGATAAGGAATTGATGAGGAAAACCTCTGAATTGGTAAGACAGCATGTCACATCAAAGGAGATTATTTCATCAGTGAAAATCTATGAGATAAATGACAGGACACTCAAGGCACTAAAGGACGATGAAAAGTCTAACAATGTAAAGGTTATCAATCTGAGAAAGAGCATAGTTAAGTTTATTGATGAGAATGAAGATGAACAACCTTTCCTTATTCCGATAGGGGAAAAGGCACAGGCAGTAATCGAATTATATGATGACAGGAGAATCACAACACTTGATGCCCTTCGAAAGCTGGAAGAGATAATCAACGAAATAAACCAGGCAAAGAAAGAACAGGTAGAGAAAGATTTTGATGTTAATACTTTCACGGTTTACTGGCTGTTCAAGAGAAATGGCTTAAACAAGCCTGATGTTGTTGCAACGAAAGTTAATGAGGTTTTTGAGAAATATCCAAACTGGAGAGTGAACAGCGAGGAAGCAAGGGGACTTACTACACAATTATATAAGTTAATCCTTAAAGAAACTGAAAAGGAGAAAGCTGTTGAACTTGTTGAAAAGCTTTTGAAGGTTGGGAGAAAACAAAATGGCTGAAACAATGTTACAAGATATAAATAATTTTAAGTCTACTGTTATTGTATGGGCTGAAAAAATAGATGTTGAGCCGAAAGAAATTCATTTAAGGCAGATGAAAAACAAATGGGCTTCGTTATCAAATAATAGAAGATT contains these protein-coding regions:
- a CDS encoding HsdR family type I site-specific deoxyribonuclease, which codes for MSERKIVQDPLIKYASQIGWTTISRDEAVALRGGEAGLFFYGILKEQLIKLNKGIVNNEKANEIIKKLENVKNSIEGNQEILQYLKGEKSVYSDKDKRELNIKFIDFEELENNDFHVTDEWQYTNGKFTNRGDVIFLINGIPIIIAETKGADKREGIAEGIGQIRRYHSETPEMMTSNQIFDVTHLLDFYYGVTWNLDRKGLFNWKDVEKGNFEKKVKSFFERERIFQFIRDYIIFFKKDDVLSKIILRQHQTRAVEKIIKRALDEKKKTGLIWHAQGSGKTFTMIVAAEKILQQPEFEKPTVIMLVDRNELESQLFRNLDAYGFKLDESMKIADSKKDLQDLLSSDYRGLIVSMIHKFEGMPKNINTRDNVFVLVDEAHRTTNSDLGNYLMSALPNATYFGFTGTPVDRILYGKGTFKIFGKDDEKGYLDKYSIAESIEDGTTVPLHYALAPSEIRVPKEILEKEFFAMMDKEGVSDIDELNKLLERAVSLKNFLKSKDRVKKVAEFIAKHYKENVEPMGYKAFLVGVDREACALYKKELDKLLPAEYSVVVYSQAHNDSAQLKQYYLKESDEKDLKGKKFPKKEKLPKILIVTDKLLTGYDAPILYCMYLDKPMKDHTLLQAIARVNRPYEDKEGLKKPSGFVLDFIGIFERLEKALAFDSDVVGSVIKNIDVLKDSFEKLMKEKAKPYLELAKGKMDDKDVEKAIEYFSNKNKREDFYNFFKQLEMLYEIISPDKFLRDYLNDYLKISYLYSIIQNAFSKRIILDKELMRKTSELVRQHVTSKEIISSVKIYEINDRTLKALKDDEKSNNVKVINLRKSIVKFIDENEDEQPFLIPIGEKAQAVIELYDDRRITTLDALRKLEEIINEINQAKKEQVEKDFDVNTFTVYWLFKRNGLNKPDVVATKVNEVFEKYPNWRVNSEEARGLTTQLYKLILKETEKEKAVELVEKLLKVGRKQNG